A single genomic interval of Camelina sativa cultivar DH55 chromosome 11, Cs, whole genome shotgun sequence harbors:
- the LOC104726218 gene encoding pollen-specific protein SF21 isoform X1 — protein sequence MADSYGAVSVDVETIYLGGKEHRVKTASGVVSVIVYGDREKPALITYPDLALNHMSCFQGLFFCPEAASLLLHNFCIYHISPPGHELGAAPICPNDSAPSADDLADQILEVLNFFGLGVVMCMGVTAGAYILTLFAMKHRERVLGLILVSPLCKAPSWSEWFYNKVILKLLYYYGMCGVVKEFLLQRYFSKEVRGNVEIPESDIAQACRRLLDERQSVNVMRFLDAIDRRPDISSGLKKLKCRTLIFIGDQSPFYSEAVHMAATLDRGYCALVEVQACGSMVTEEQPHAMLIPMEYFLMGYGLYRPCLFTESPRSPLSPSCIAPELLSPESMGLKLKPIKTRLSAA from the exons ATGGCTGACTCATACGGCGCCGTTTCCGTCGACGTTGAAACGATCTATCTTGGTGGCAAG GAGCATCGTGTCAAAACTGCAAGTGGTGTTGTATCTGTCATTGTGTATGGAGACCGAGAAAAGCCAGCATTGATTACTTATCCTGATTTGGCCCTTAACC ATATGTCATGCTTCCAAGGATTATTCTTCTGCCCTGAAGCAGCTTCTTTGCTGCTACATAACTTCTGCATTTATCATATCAGTCCACCTGGGCATGAG TTAGGAGCTGCTCCGATTTGTCCTAATGATTCAGCTCCTTCTGCTGATGACTTGGCAGATCAGATTCTTGAAGTTCTTAACTTTTTCGG CCTTGGAGTTGTGATGTGTATGGGTGTGACTGCAGGTGCTTACATCCTCACCTTATTCGCG atgaAACATAGAGAACGTGTTCTCGGTTTGATTCTTGTCTCACCATTATGCAAGGCCCCGTCTTGGTCTGAATGGTTTTACAACAAGGTTATCTTAAAGTTGTTATATTACTACGGGATGTGTGGAGTGGTAAAGGAATTTTTGCTTCAGAGATATTTTAGTAAG GAAGTTCGTGGTAACGTCGAGATTCCAGAGTCAGATATAGCACAGGCTTGCAGAAGA CTGCTTGATGAGAGACAAAGCGTAAACGTTATGCGGTTTCTTGACGCCATTGATCG GAGACCTGACATCTCAAGTGGATTGAAGAAACTAAAATGCAGGACACTTATCTTCATCGGAGATCAATCTCCCTTCTACTCAGAAGCTGTTCACATGGCAGCAACTTTGGATAGAGGATACTGTGCTTTGGTTGAG GTTCAGGCTTGTGGTTCAATGGTAACAGAGGAGCAACCGCATGCAATGTTGATCCCAATGGAATATTTCTTGATGGGTTATGGATTATATAGACCATGTCTTTTCACAGAGAGCCCTAGAAGTCCTCTTAGCCCTTCTTGTATTGCACCTGAGCTTCTCTCTCCTGAAAGCATGGGATTAAAGCTTAAGCCTATCAAAACCCGACTCTCAGCGGCTTAA
- the LOC104726224 gene encoding uncharacterized protein LOC104726224, whose amino-acid sequence MKDLWKAAFPVGTEVDQLDTVYDGFNWNFKTLEEAFEEGGMLYGKTVYVFGGAELQLDEDAHKIINVPTVIVIESPVPPSDKLDIGSIQRGMEIIPMKQMGMEWVPYVPSENRDGQVDRMNSQIFSMRCTLTRDALRDMNEDDAKKSSYCRAYFYQPFEESEIEHDAVVDILFPSNPPVVCIFNWELQKLEEFVDGLIQDGELSAEQKNEFKEFVTARVGEAMKVKREAREARLKAIEEMSEETKEAFQNMKFYKFYPQPSPDVPRFQTSSLINRYYGNAHQVL is encoded by the exons ATG AAAGATTTGTGGAAAGCTGCATTTCCAGTGGGAACTGAg GTGGATCAGTTAGATACAGTTTACGATGGTTTCAATTGGAATTTCAAAACTCTTGAA GAAGCATTTGAAGAAGGAGGAATGCTCTATGGGAAGACAGTCTATGTTTTTGGAGGTGCAGAAC TTCAGCTTGACGAAGATGCACACAAGATTATCAATGTCCCAACAGTTATTGTT ATTGAATCACCCGTTCCGCCTTCTGACAAGCTAGATATCGGATCGATTCAGCGTGGAATGGAAATAATTCCAATGAAGCAGATGGGGATGGAATGGGTTCCTTACGTTCCTTCTGAAAATAG AGATGGACAAGTTGATAGGATGAACTCTCAAATTTTCAGCATGCGCTGTACTCTGACTAG AGATGCTCTCAGAGATATGAATGAAGATGATGCGAAGAAGTCCTCCTATTGCCGTGCTT ATTTCTATCAACCATTTGAGGAATCTGAAATTGAACATGATGCTGTAGTCGATATATTGTTTCCCTCTAATCCGCCG GTTGTATGTATTTTTAACTGGGAGCTTCAAAAGCTTGAG GAATTTGTTGATGGACTGATTCAAGATGGAGAATTATCTGCAGAACAAAAGAATGAATTCAAA GAATTTGTCACAGCGCGTGTTGGAGAAGCAATGAAAGTTAAACGAGAG GCAAGAGAAGCTCGACTGAAAGCGATAGAAGAAATGAGCGAAGAAACTAAGGAAGCCTTCCAAAACATGAAGTTCTACAAATTCTACCCTCAGCCTTCACCAGACGTTCCTAGATTCCAGACG TCGTCGCTCATTAACCGATACTACGGGAATGCTCATCAAGTCCTTTGA
- the LOC104726223 gene encoding inactive protein kinase SELMODRAFT_444075-like has protein sequence MKQKSCKERGVVVGKKVMVAVRASKEIPKAALLWTLTHVVQTGDRIRLLVVVPSNYTSKKIWGFSRFTSDCASGYGRFLAGTNSDRKDDIHESCSQMMFQLHNVYDAEKINVRIKIVFASPDGVIAAEAKKSNSNWVILDRGLKYEKKCCIEQLECNLVVIKKSQPKVLRLNLVKNADTEHPEAISRLTSKSVESRRSSRPGKKLREPFVTPASSPDQEGSSHTDIGTSSISSSDAGASPFLASRVFEGLKNENSWISDGNKSFFESDSDSDGEKWSPLSMASSSSHPVTSADVLSPSGDLSKAQTETLRKSRFSVLRLTLSKKEPEPVVKEIRKSDTCLNKSVREVVSLSRKPAPGPPPLCTICQHKAPKFGNPPRWFTFGELETATKGFSKGSFLAEGGFGSVHLGTLPDGQIIAVKQYKIASTQGDREFCSEVEVLSCAQHRNVVMLIGLCVEDGKRLLVYEYICNGSLHSHLYGLGREPLGWSARQKIAVGAARGLRYLHEECRVGCIVHRDMRPNNILLTHDFEPLVGDFGLARWQPEGDKGVETRVIGTFGYLAPEYAQSGQITEKADVYSFGVVLVELITGRKAMDIKRPKGQQCLTEWARPLLQKQAINELLDPRLMNCYCEQEVYCMALCAYLCIRRDPNSRPRMSQVLRMLEGDVVMNPM, from the exons ATGAAGCAGAAGAGTTGTAAAGAGAGAGGCGTTGTAGTGGGGAAGAAAGTGATGGTTGCTGTTAGAGCTTCAAAGGAGATCCCAAAGGCAGCTCTTTTATGGACTTTAACTCACGTTGTTCAAACTGGAGATCGTATTAGGCTTCTTGTCGTTGTTCCTTCTAATTATACAA GTAAAAAGATTTGGGGGTTTTCGAGGTTTACCAGTGACTGTGCCTCAGGTTATGGAAGGTTTCTTGCTGGAACGAATTCAGATCGGAAAGATGATATTCATGAGTCCTGTTCTCAGATGATGTTTCAGTTACACAATGTTTATGATGCAGAGAAG ATAAATGTCAGAATCAAAATTGTTTTTGCTTCACCTGATGGAGTTATTGCTGCTGAAGCCAAGAAATCCAACTCAAATTGGGTGATTTTGGACAG GGGACTGAAGTATGAGAAGAAATGCTGTATTGAGCAATTGGAGTGCAATCTTGTGGTAATCAAGAAGTCACAGCCAAAGGTTCTTCGTCTCAATTTGGTGAAAAATGCAGATACAGAGCATCCAGAAGCTATATCGAGGCTAACCTCAAAGTCTGTTGAGTCTCGGAGAAGCTCAAGACCCGGAAAAAAGCTGAGGGAACCGTTTGTGACTCCAGCTAGCAGTCCAGACCAAGAAGGTTCTTCACATACTGACATTGGCACTTCATCAATATCTAGCTCTGATGCTGGAGCCTCGCCGTTTTTAGCTTCTCGAGTCTTTGAGGGACTCAAGAACGAGAATTCGTGGATCAGTGATGGAAACAAGAGTTTCTTTGAATCTGATTCTGACTCGGATGGTGAAAAGTGGAGTCCTTTATCAATGgcctcttcatcttctcacCCTGTGACTTCAGCTGATGTTCTGAGTCCTAGTGGGGATTTATCGAAAGCTCAAACCGAAACTCTTAGGAAATCAAGATTCTCAGTTCTTAGGCTCACTTTATCGAAGAAAGAACCTGAACCAGTAGTAAAGGAAATACGTAAATCTGATACATGCTTAAACAAAAGCGTGAGAGAAGTGGTTTCTTTATCAAGAAAGCCAGCTCCTGGACCTCCTCCACTATGTACCATATGTCAACACAAGGCACCTAAATTCGGAAACCCACCAAGATGGTTCACCTTTGGCGAGTTGGAGACCGCAACAAAGGGTTTTTCTAAAGGAAGTTTCTTGGCTGAAGGTGGGTTTGGTTCAGTGCACTTAGGAACTTTACCAGATGGTCAAATCATTGCTGTCAAACAGTATAAGATTGCTAGTACACAAGGTGACAGAGAATTCTGCTCTGAAGTTGAGGTCTTGAGCTGTGCACAACATCGGAATGTTGTAATGCTCATTGGACTATGCGTGGAGGATGGGAAAAGGTTGCTTGTTTATGAGTATATTTGCAATGGATCCTTGCATTCTCATCTTTATG GTTTGGGGAGAGAGCCGTTGGGATGGTCAGCGAGACAAAAGATTGCGGTTGGAGCAGCTCGTGGTTTGAGATACCTTCATGAAGAATGCAGAGTCGGTTGCATTGTTCATAGGGATATGCGTCCTAACAATATTCTCCTCACTCATGATTTTGAGCCTTTG GTTGGAGATTTTGGGCTAGCGAGATGGCAACCAGAAGGAGATAAAGGAGTTGAAACTCGAGTGATTGGAACTTTCGG GTACTTAGCACCTGAATATGCACAAAGCGGACAGATTACAGAGAAAGCAGATGTTTACTCTTTTGGGGTTGTCTTAGTTGAGCTTATCACAGGAAGAAAAGCTATGGACATTAAACGTCCTAAAGGTCAACAATGTCTTACCGAATGg GCAAGACCGTTGTTGCAGAAACAAGCCATTAACGAACTTCTTGATCCGCGTCTAATGAATTGCTACTGTGAGCAAGAAGTTTACTGTATGGCACTATGTGCTTACCTCTGCATTCGCCGTGACCCTAACTCGAGGCCACGAATGTCTCAG GTGTTGCGGATGTTAGAAGGAGACGTTGTCATGAATCCAATGTAG
- the LOC104726221 gene encoding protein EFFECTOR OF TRANSCRIPTION 3-like, producing the protein MSFVLISKMAKLKINHIRHTFSTMQRSTTVMPVLSQFLNNRLIGDEFSSDAIDHTRLKREDYKLTIHDTVFSRWQPLIGLNDWKDFNNGKEGVRKYRHEDLPPKHCAGLYELGVALISDQNLDQKFDPDKVAATYLGQSVDVRSRLQDYGRSGGHLPLVLFEDAFSQQGSILFRYALWEAAATEEMLLSRYNYLWNTCSNGERRQLDLLMSKRKSQVLVPSLPDQVVTRIKEETSNSNILGSILKQMKPFG; encoded by the exons aTGTCGTTTGTTCTAATATCGAAGATGGCGAAGTTGAAGATTAACCATATACGACACACGTTTAGTACCATGCAAAGAAGCACAACCGTTATGCCGGTGCTAAGTCAATTCTTGAATAATAG GTTGATCGGAGACGAATTCAGTTCTGACGCCATCGACCACACTAGGTTGAAGAGAGAAGACTACAAGCTGACTATACACGACACCGTTTTCTCCCGGTGGCAG CCTCTCATAGGACTCAATGATTGGAAAGATTTCAATAATGGAAAAGAAGGTGTCCGTAAATACAGACATGAGGACTTACCCCCTAAACATTGTGCGGGTCTGTATGAGCTCGGTGTAGCTCTCATCAGTGATCAAAACCTAGACCAAAAGTTTGATCCTGATAAAGTTGCAGCTACATATCTAGGACAAAGTGTAGACGTTAGATCAAGACTCCAGGATTATGGAAGAAGCGGTGGTCATTTGCCCCTCGTTTTATTTGAAGACGCATTCTCGCAACAAGGCTCGATTTTATTTAGATATGCTCTG TGGGAAGCTGCTGCAACAGAAGAGATGCTTTTGAGCAGATATAATTATCTATGGAATACATGCAGTAACGGGGAACGACGCCAGCTTGATTTACTTATGAGCAAGAGAAAGTCACAAGTGTTGGTTCCTTCTCTTCCAGACCAAGTTGTTACcagaatcaaagaagaaacgAGTAATAGTAATATCCTCGGTTCAAtactcaaacagatgaaacCATTTGGTTAA
- the LOC104761736 gene encoding histone acetyltransferase type B catalytic subunit, with translation MGDFLVSSKEEVDSPDISCVKPVDLNDFIDGDGKIYGYQGLKINVWINSISLHSYADITYQSTTNGDKGITDLKSALQNIFAETIVDNKEEFLQTFSTQRDFIRNMVSDGVVMQSGATDGSSNNAEVVSADLQVIRMQIGSPNAGLLYSRLVPLVLLFVDGSNPIDVTDPDWHLYLLIEKKEDKEDPLYRIVGFTAIYKFFRYPDRLRMRLSQILVLPSFQGKGLGTYLMEVVNNVAVAENVYDLTVEEPSEKFQHIRTCVDINRLLTFDPIKPAIDSAVQTLTKGKLSKRAQIPRFTPPLNAIEKVRESLKINKKHFLNCWEILIYLALDPIDKYMEDYTSVITNHVRSDILGKDIETPKKQVVDVPSEYEPETSFVVFKSLNGEEGNTNVQVDENKPDQEQQLKQLVDERIREIKLVAEKVSKVCPKA, from the exons atgGGTGATTTTCTAGTTTCTAGCAAAGAGGAAGTTGATTCCCCTGATATTTCGTGCGTGAAGCCAGTTGACTTGAATGATTTCATTGATGGAGATGGCAAGATATATGGTTACCAAGGTTTGAAG ATAAATGTGTGGATCAATAGCATCTCATTACATTCATATGCTGATATTACATACCAGAGCACAACCAAC GGAGACAAAGGCATCACGGACCTGAAATCTGCTTTACAG AACATATTTGCTGAGACCATTGTTGATAACAAGGAAGAATTTCTGCAAACCTTTTCAACACAGAGAGATTTTATCAG AAATATGGTCTCGGATGGCGTGGTAATGCAATCTGGAGCGACAGATGGAAGCAGCAACAATGCTGAAGTGGTTTCTGCAGATCTCCAG GTTATACGGATGCAAATTGGTTCTCCAAATGCTGGACTCCTCTATAGCCGATTGGTacctcttgttcttctttttgttgatg GCAGCAACCCGATTGATGTCACTGATCCTGACTGGCATTTATATCTCTTAATTGAAAAGAAAGAGGACAAGGAAGATCCTTTGTATCGAATTGTGGGCTTTACTGCTATCTATAAATTCTTTCGTTATCCCGACAGGTTACGGATGCGACTCAGCCag ATCCTGGTCTTACCGTCCTTCCAAGGAAAAGGACTCGGAACCTATCTCATGGAGGTAGTTAACAATGTGGCTGTAGCAGAAAATGTTTACGATTTGACAGTGGAAGAGCCATCTGAAAAGTTCCAACACATTCGCACTTGCGTCGACATTAACCGCTTGCTCACTTTCGATCCAATCAAACCAGCAATTGATTCAGCTGTTCAGACTCTCACAAAAGGAAAACTCTCGAAGCGAGCTCAGATACCTCGATTCACCCCACCTTTGAACGCCATCGAGAAAGTCCGAGAATCTCTGAAGATCAACAAGAAACATTTTCTCAATTGCTGGGAGATTTTGATTTATCTTGCACTTGATCCTATCGACAAGTACATGGAAGATTACACATCTGTCATCACGAACCATGTGAGAAGCGACATCCTGGGAAAAGATATAGAAACTCCAAAGAAACAGGTCGTTGATGTTCCAAGCGAGTACGAGCCTGAAACATCGTTTGTGGTTTTCAAATCTCTCAATGGAGAAGAAGGTAATACCAATGTTCAAGTTGATGAAAACAAACCAGATCAAGAGCAGCAGCTGAAGCAACTGGTTGATGAAAGGATTCGTGAGATCAAGTTGGTTGCTGAGAAAGTCTCTAAGGTTTGTCCAAAGGCGTGA
- the LOC104726222 gene encoding protein EFFECTOR OF TRANSCRIPTION 2-like, producing the protein MEFGDGVSFAVVPTVFKREDYKRTKHDSVFSKWQVLIGSNDWEDFNNGKDGVGRYRVQNLPRKSFPGLYELGVAVISQDQGRKLEPDDVLAAYLGQAESVRTRLQRYGRSGAHLRNVYNLVDCETVESSPVKKAVTGGLFEDIFSKGGSILYRWAPMGSKRVAEATEGMLLSTFDYAWNKGSNGERRQLDLLKKLGDREFMSKRKSGISRVFFPFLRNQVGIRIKGEKHVLKEERKLSSDVDEEEKSSNFLTSLLKLTRSRPQPVSDRFDEVDGSSTDPVCRVVLENGSFCSRSPVKGRKRCVEHKGQRVCRVSPVKQSPPPNPEMFTRQDHHNHNDSDVTCGVILPDMEPCNKRPVPGRKRCEDHKGMRINAFLFLLNQTDREKTVKDERSDPESHKELSDEEGSPSFCEATTKNGLPCTRSSSKGSKRCWQHKEKISPVCFQPKAAKIVACGVKQCNGLICERSPVKGRKRCEEHKGMRIT; encoded by the exons ATGGAATTTGGGGACGGCGTTTCCTTCGCCGTCGTCCCCACTGTCTTCAAGAGAGAAGACTACAAGCGCACTAAACACGACTCTGTTTTCTCCAAatggcag GTTCTTATAGGATCCAATGATTGGGAGGACTTCAATAACGGAAAAGATGGTGTAGGTAGATACAGAGTTCAGAACTTACCCCGTAAATCTTTCCCGGGTCTGTATGAGCTTGGTGTAGCGGTCATCAGTCAAGACCAAGGTCGAAAGCTTGAACCTGATGATGTTCTTGCTGCATATCTAGGACAAGCTGAAAGTGTTAGGACTAGACTCCAGCGTTATGGAAGATCCGGTGCTCATTTGCGCAATGTTTACAACCTTGTCGACTGTGAAACCGTTGAATCATCTCCAGTTAAGAAGGCTGTTACCGGGGGTTTATTTGAGGACATTTTCTCCAAAGGTGGCTCGATACTATACAGATGGGCTCCG ATGGGATCTAAGAGGGTAGCTGAGGCAACAGAAGGGATGCTTTTGAGCACATTTGACTATGCTTGGAACAAAGGAAGTAACGGGGAACGACGCCAGCTTGATTTACTCAAGAAGCTCGGTGATCGCGAGTTTATGAGCAAGAGAAAGTCCGGTATATCACGagtgttttttccttttcttcggAACCAAGTTGGTATCAGAATCAAAGGAGAGAAGCATGTGcttaaagaagagagaaagctaAGCTCtgatgttgatgaagaagagaagagtagtAATTTCCTCACTTCACTACTCAAACTCACCCGGTCTAGACCTCAACCGGTTTCAGACAGATTTGATGAGGTTGATGGTTCTTCTACTGATCCTGTCTGTAGAGTTGTACTTGAAAATGGAAGTTTTTGCAGTAGAAGTCCAGttaaaggaagaaagagatgcGTAGAGCATAAAGGGCAGAGAGTTTGCCGTGTTTCACCCGTAAAACAGTCACCGCCGCCAAATCCTGAGATGTTCACCCGGCAAGATCATCACAATCATAATGATTCAGATGTTACCTGTGGAGTGATCTTACCTGACATGGAACCTTGTAATAAGAGACCTGTTCCAGGAAGAAAACGATGTGAGGACCACAAAGGCATGAGGATCAAtgcttttctctttcttcttaaccAGACAGATCGTGAGAAAACAGTCAAAGACGAGAGATCTGATCCTGAATCGCATAAAGAGTTAAGCGACGAAGAAGGTTCGCCTAGCTTCTGTGAAGCTACAACAAAGAATGGTTTACCGTGCACAAGAAGTTCTTCTAAAGGAAGCAAAAGGTGTTGGCAACATAAGGAGAAAATTTCCCCGGTATGTTTTCAACCAAAAGCCGCAAAAATCGTAGCTTGTGGAGTTAAACAATGCAATGGATTGATCTGTGAGAGATCTCCCGTCAAAGGACGTAAGAGATGTGAAGAGCATAAGGGAATGAGAATCACCTAA
- the LOC104726218 gene encoding pollen-specific protein SF21 isoform X2, translating into MEKTMEHRVKTASGVVSVIVYGDREKPALITYPDLALNHMSCFQGLFFCPEAASLLLHNFCIYHISPPGHELGAAPICPNDSAPSADDLADQILEVLNFFGLGVVMCMGVTAGAYILTLFAMKHRERVLGLILVSPLCKAPSWSEWFYNKVILKLLYYYGMCGVVKEFLLQRYFSKEVRGNVEIPESDIAQACRRLLDERQSVNVMRFLDAIDRRPDISSGLKKLKCRTLIFIGDQSPFYSEAVHMAATLDRGYCALVEVQACGSMVTEEQPHAMLIPMEYFLMGYGLYRPCLFTESPRSPLSPSCIAPELLSPESMGLKLKPIKTRLSAA; encoded by the exons ATGGAGAAGACAATG GAGCATCGTGTCAAAACTGCAAGTGGTGTTGTATCTGTCATTGTGTATGGAGACCGAGAAAAGCCAGCATTGATTACTTATCCTGATTTGGCCCTTAACC ATATGTCATGCTTCCAAGGATTATTCTTCTGCCCTGAAGCAGCTTCTTTGCTGCTACATAACTTCTGCATTTATCATATCAGTCCACCTGGGCATGAG TTAGGAGCTGCTCCGATTTGTCCTAATGATTCAGCTCCTTCTGCTGATGACTTGGCAGATCAGATTCTTGAAGTTCTTAACTTTTTCGG CCTTGGAGTTGTGATGTGTATGGGTGTGACTGCAGGTGCTTACATCCTCACCTTATTCGCG atgaAACATAGAGAACGTGTTCTCGGTTTGATTCTTGTCTCACCATTATGCAAGGCCCCGTCTTGGTCTGAATGGTTTTACAACAAGGTTATCTTAAAGTTGTTATATTACTACGGGATGTGTGGAGTGGTAAAGGAATTTTTGCTTCAGAGATATTTTAGTAAG GAAGTTCGTGGTAACGTCGAGATTCCAGAGTCAGATATAGCACAGGCTTGCAGAAGA CTGCTTGATGAGAGACAAAGCGTAAACGTTATGCGGTTTCTTGACGCCATTGATCG GAGACCTGACATCTCAAGTGGATTGAAGAAACTAAAATGCAGGACACTTATCTTCATCGGAGATCAATCTCCCTTCTACTCAGAAGCTGTTCACATGGCAGCAACTTTGGATAGAGGATACTGTGCTTTGGTTGAG GTTCAGGCTTGTGGTTCAATGGTAACAGAGGAGCAACCGCATGCAATGTTGATCCCAATGGAATATTTCTTGATGGGTTATGGATTATATAGACCATGTCTTTTCACAGAGAGCCCTAGAAGTCCTCTTAGCCCTTCTTGTATTGCACCTGAGCTTCTCTCTCCTGAAAGCATGGGATTAAAGCTTAAGCCTATCAAAACCCGACTCTCAGCGGCTTAA
- the LOC104726220 gene encoding serine acetyltransferase 5 has translation MPPAGELRDQSPSKNNNTQSSDTQSADAAAAAAAAISAAAADAEAAGLWTQIKAEARRDAEAEPALASYLYSTILSHSSLERSISFHLGNKLCSSTLLSTLLYDLFLNTFTSDPSLRNATVADLRAARVRDPACISFSHCLLNYKGFLAIQAHRVSHKLWTQTRKPLALALHSRISDVFAVDIHPAAKIGKGILLDHATGVVIGETAVIGNNVSILHHVTLGGTGKACGDRHPKIGDGCLIGAGATILGNVKIGAGAKVGAGSVVLIDVPPRGTAVGNPARLVGGKEKPTSLDEECPGESMDHTSFISEWSDYII, from the exons ATGCCACCGGCCGGAGAACTCAGAGATCAATCTCCATCGAAGAATAACAATACACAATCTTCCGATACTCAGTCCGCAGATGCAGCGGCGGCGGCGGCAGCAGCGATATCTGCAGCAGCTGCAGATGCGGAGGCTGCTGGGTTATGGACACAGATCAAAGCGGAAGCTCGCCGTGACGCTGAGGCGGAGCCGGCTTTAGCCAGCTATCTCTACTCGACGATTCTTTCCCACTCTTCTCTCGAACGATCTATCTCGTTTCATCTAGGAAACAAGCTTTGCTCCTCGACGCTTTTATCAACGCTTTTGTACGATCTCTTCTTAAACACTTTCACCTCCGATCCTTCTCTACGTAACGCCACCGTCGCCGATCTGCGCGCCGCTCGTGTTCGTGATCCCGCTTGTATCTCGTTCTCTCATTGCCTCCTCAATTACAAAGGCTTCTTAGCGATTCAG GCGCATCGTGTTTCACATAAGCTATGGACACAGACTCGGAAGCCATTAGCATTAGCACTACACTCAAGAATCTCTGATGTGTTCGCTGTTGATATACATCCAGCAGCGAAGATCGGAAAAGGGATACTTCTGGACCACGCAACGGGAGTTGTAATCGGAGAAACAGCTGTGATTGGGAACAATGTTTCGATCCTCCACCATGTGACACTTGGTGGAACTGGTAAAGCTTGTGGAGATAGACATCCCAAGATAGGTGACGGTTGTTTGATTGGAGCTGGAGCAACTATTCTTGGAAATGTGAAGATTGGTGCAGGAGCTAAAGTTGGTGCTGGTTCTGTAGTCTTGATCGACGTGCCGCCTCGTGGTACAGCGGTTGGGAATCCAGCTAGACTCGTTGGTGGAAAAGAGAAGCCGACGAGTCTTGATGAGGAATGTCCCGGAGAATCGATGGATCATACTTCATTCATCTCGGAATGGTCAGATTACATCATTTAA